The Candidatus Eisenbacteria bacterium genomic sequence CGATCTCGTTGCCGCGCACCTTTCGCAACTCCCCTTCGGGGAGCGACAGCAGGTCGCGGCCGCGGAAGCGCACCTGCCCGGACTCCACCCGCGCCGGCGGCGAGGGCAGCAGCCGCAGCACCGAGAGGGCGGTCACGCTCTTGCCGCATCCGGATTCGCCCACCAGGCCCAGGGTGGAGCCCGCGGAGATCTCCAGCGAGATGCCGTCCACGGCGCGCACCACGCCGTCGTCGGTGTGGAACCAGGTGCGCAGGTCGTCGATCTCCAGCAGCGTGGCCTCGCGCGGAGCGGGCCCGGCGGCGGGCGTGGCGCTCACGCGCGGCCTCCCGAAGCCCGGCGCGGGTCCAGCGCGTCGCGCAGCCCGTCGCCGAGGAAGTTGAACGACATCACCGCGAGGAAGATGGCCACCCCGGGCGAGAGCACCCACGGGTAGCTGCGCATGTACGAGAGATTCTGCGCCTGACGCAGCATGTTCCCCCACGAGGCGTGGGGCTCCTGGATGCCCACGCCGAGGTACGAGAGCGCCACTTCGCCCAGGATGTAGCCGGGCACCGAGACCGTGGCTGCGACCACCAGGTAGGACGCGGTGTTGGGCAGGATGTGCCGCACCAGGATCCGCAGCGGGCCCGCGCCCAGCGCCCGCGCGGCGACCACGAAGTCCCGCTCGCGCAGGCCCAGCACCATCCCGCGGATCACCCGCGCCAGGCCCGCCCAGTAGACGCACGCGAGCAGCAGCACCGTGAGCATGTACACCTGGACCGAGGGCAGCGCCACCGGAAACACCGCCCGCAGCGCCAGCACCAGGTACAGCGCGGGCACCGAGAGCACCACTTCCGCGAGGCGCATCAGCCCGCCGTCCACGGGGCCCCCGCAGTAGCCGGCCACGCCCCCCACCAGCGAGCCCAGGACCAGGCTGATGCACACTCCCAGGATGCCCACCGACAGCGACACCCGCGCCCCGTGCAGCAGGCGCGCCAGCTGGTCGCGGCCGTACGCGTCGGTGCCCAGCGGGGCGAGCCGCGCGGGCGGCTCCACCGTGGCCAGGTGCCGGCGCGAGGCGATCAGCCCCAGCCAGCGGTAGGGCTCACCCGTGGAGAACCAGCGAATGGGAAAGCGCCGCCCCGGGACTTCCCGGTAGCGGAAGTCCCCCGCCGCCCCGTAGCTCAGCTCGGTGGCCCACACGTAGGGAGCCACCCATCGGCCGGCCGCGTCGCGGACATGCACGCGCGACGGCGGCTGGAACGGGTGCTCGGGATCCTCCACGTCCCACGGGCCGGGCGAGAGAAACTCCGCCCCCAGCGCCGCGAGGTACATCGCCACCAGCAGCAGCCCGCAGGCCACGGCGGCGCGGTTGCGGCGCAGCTCGCGCCAGGCCCGGGACGCGTCGCCGCTCATTCGAGCGCGATCCGGGGGTCCGAAAGCGCCAGGAGCAGGTCCGCCAGCAGGTTGCCCAGCACCAGCACCGCGGACGCCAGCAGCACCGAGCCCATCACCACGTACAGGTCTCGCTGGAACAGCGCGGTGACCGTGAGCCGTCCCAGACCCGGCCAGCTCATCACCACCTCCACCAGGAACGAGCCGGCGAGCAGGAAGCCCAGGGTGTAGCCGAACAGCGTGATCAGCGGGTTGAGCGCATTGCGCAGCGCGTGGCGGCCCACCACCGCGGCCTCCGGCACGCCCTTGGCGCGCGCGGTGGTCACGTAGTCGGCCTGCAGCACCTCGAGCATGCTGGCGCGCACCTGGCGCATGCGGGCCGCCATGGGCGCCAGGCCCACCGCCAGCGCGGGCAGCGCCAGGTGATGCAGCACGTCGAGCGCCTGGCGCCACCACGGGAAGGTGTCGAAGTCGAGGCTCCGCATTCCCCCCACCGGGAACCAGCCGGTGGAGGCCGCCAGCAGCAGCAGCAGCAGGGCCAGGAAGACCTCGGGCACGCTCAGCCCGGCGAAGGCCACGAAGGAGCACAGCCGGTCCTGCCAGCGGTTGCGGCGCACGGCCGAGAGCACGCCCAACGGCAACGCCAGTCCCCACGCCACCACCGCTCCCGCCCCGGCCAGCAGCAACGTGTTGCCCAGCCCCTGGCCCAGGACTTCGAACACCGGACGGTGGTAGGCGAAGGAGTATCCGAAATCGAACCGCAGGAAGATGTTGCGGAGGTACACCAGGTACTGGACGGGCAGCGGGCGGTCCAGCCCGAAGCGCGCGCGCATGGCATCCACCGCCTCGGGGCTCACCATGGGGTCCGCGCGCATGGCGTCCAGGTAGTCGCCCGGCGCGAGGTGCATGAGCGTGAAGGTGACCAGCGACACGCCCAGCAGCAGCGGGACCAGGTGCAGCAGCCGTTTCAGGACGTAGGTGCGCATGCGCGACGCCGCCGGGGCCCGGCCGCTACTTCAGGAAGATCCGGGAGGAGTTCCACAGCACCCGGTGCGGGATGAGCGCCGGGCGCAGGTTGCCGAACTTGTTCCGCGCCACCACGTACGCCCGCTCGGAAGGCAGGTACACGATCACCGCCTGGTCGGTGACGATCTCCTGCACCCGGTCCCACAGCCGCTTCCGCCGGGCCTGGTCCTCCACCCGCGACAGTTCGTCCATGAGCGAGTCGCACTCCGCCTCCCAGGCCGTCATGGGCCGGGGCTGGTCGCTGTACCAGAAGTGGTTCTTCCCGCGGCTCTTCCAGACGTTCTGCCCCAGCGCGGGATCGGGCGGCACGCCGCCCGCGAAGCCCAGCAGCAGCGCCTCGAAGTCCTTCGAATCGCGGATGCGCCCGATGAGCTGGTTGAAGTCCAGCGGCGTGACCACCAGGTCGATGCCCACCTGCCGCAGGTCGCTCTTGAGCAGGTTGCACAGGCTCACCCGGACGTTGTTGTCCGCGTTGGTGATGATGCTGAACTGCACCTTGTTGCCCTCGGGGTCCTCCAGCCAGCCGTCGTGGTTGCGGTCCTCGAAGCCCTCGCGCTGGAGCAGGCGCCGGGCGCGTTCGGTGTCGTGGCTGTACTGCTTCACGTCCGGGTCATACCACTTCTTGTTCCCCCGCGTGCTGGGCCCCCAGTTCGGGGAGGCCTGGCCCTGGTAGGCCAGCCGCACCATCTTGCCCTGGTCCGCCGCCATGGCCACCGCGCGACGGAAATTGAGGTTGCTGAACCAGCGGTACTTCACCGGGTCCGCGCACGGGGTCCGCAGGTCGGCCTTGAGGTTCAGGTTGAACCCGAAGAACACCGTCGCCAGGCTCACGCCCAGGTCGTGGACCACGTACCGGCCCTGGGCCTCCCCGGCCTTGAGACGCGGGAAGTCCAGGGAACGGGGCACGTCAATGGCGTCGATCTCCCCCTGCTCGAACTTCAGCAACTCGGCGTTCTGGTCCGGCACCACCAGCCACACGATTTCGTCCAGGTACGGCAGCCGGCGACCCCGCCGGTCGGACTCGTACCAGTACGGGTTGGGCTCCAGCACCACGCGCTCGCCGGGCGCGAACTGCTTCAGCCGCCACGGCCCGCTGGTGACCAGGTCCTCGGGCCGCGTGTTGATGCCGTAGGCGCTCTCGAACTTCCCCTCCCGGAAGGCGGATTCCAGGCGCGCCCGGGGCATGATGTTCACCGCCCCGATCACGTCCAGGAACACCCCGTAGCTGTCGGCCAGCCGGAACACCACGGTGGAATCGTCGGGGGCGCTGAGCTGGAACTTCTGGCCCCGAACCTTCACCAGCTCCGCGGTGGACGGATGCACCCTGGGGTCGTACACCACGTCGAAGGAGAACAGCACGTCCGCGGAGGTGATCGGGGTGCCGTCCGAGAAGAACGCGTGGCGCAGGTGCATGGTCCACGTGCGTCCGTCCCGGGAGCGCTCCCAGGACTTGGCGATGCCCGGCTCGGCGCGCTGGAGCTCGTTGTTGTAGGTGATCAGCTGCTCGTACAGCCGGTTGGTGACGTCGGTGCTGGAGACCTCGTTCGCGGTGATGCCGTTGAAGGTGCGGGGACCGTTGCGGGAGGCCAGCACGATGCGGCCGCCGAAGCGGCCCAGCTCGGCGTCCACCACCTTGTGATCGGGCGGGAGGGGCGCCGCGTCGCGCGGGCGCTCCCGGGCGCCCAGTGCGGCGAAGGCCAGCAGCACGCAGACCGCGAGGCGCGCGACCCGGCGCGCTGCGGCTCCTCCGATCCGTGGCATCATTGAACGCTCCTCTCGGTGTGGGCTCACCCGGGCGCGTCGCGCCACCCGGAACGGGTCCCGGCAGCGAGTATAGGAACGGTCTGTCGTGGTGTCAAAACTCGCCGGGAAGCGGCGGC encodes the following:
- a CDS encoding ABC transporter permease, which produces MSGDASRAWRELRRNRAAVACGLLLVAMYLAALGAEFLSPGPWDVEDPEHPFQPPSRVHVRDAAGRWVAPYVWATELSYGAAGDFRYREVPGRRFPIRWFSTGEPYRWLGLIASRRHLATVEPPARLAPLGTDAYGRDQLARLLHGARVSLSVGILGVCISLVLGSLVGGVAGYCGGPVDGGLMRLAEVVLSVPALYLVLALRAVFPVALPSVQVYMLTVLLLACVYWAGLARVIRGMVLGLRERDFVVAARALGAGPLRILVRHILPNTASYLVVAATVSVPGYILGEVALSYLGVGIQEPHASWGNMLRQAQNLSYMRSYPWVLSPGVAIFLAVMSFNFLGDGLRDALDPRRASGGRA
- a CDS encoding ABC transporter permease, translating into MRTYVLKRLLHLVPLLLGVSLVTFTLMHLAPGDYLDAMRADPMVSPEAVDAMRARFGLDRPLPVQYLVYLRNIFLRFDFGYSFAYHRPVFEVLGQGLGNTLLLAGAGAVVAWGLALPLGVLSAVRRNRWQDRLCSFVAFAGLSVPEVFLALLLLLLAASTGWFPVGGMRSLDFDTFPWWRQALDVLHHLALPALAVGLAPMAARMRQVRASMLEVLQADYVTTARAKGVPEAAVVGRHALRNALNPLITLFGYTLGFLLAGSFLVEVVMSWPGLGRLTVTALFQRDLYVVMGSVLLASAVLVLGNLLADLLLALSDPRIALE
- a CDS encoding ABC transporter substrate-binding protein — protein: MMPRIGGAAARRVARLAVCVLLAFAALGARERPRDAAPLPPDHKVVDAELGRFGGRIVLASRNGPRTFNGITANEVSSTDVTNRLYEQLITYNNELQRAEPGIAKSWERSRDGRTWTMHLRHAFFSDGTPITSADVLFSFDVVYDPRVHPSTAELVKVRGQKFQLSAPDDSTVVFRLADSYGVFLDVIGAVNIMPRARLESAFREGKFESAYGINTRPEDLVTSGPWRLKQFAPGERVVLEPNPYWYESDRRGRRLPYLDEIVWLVVPDQNAELLKFEQGEIDAIDVPRSLDFPRLKAGEAQGRYVVHDLGVSLATVFFGFNLNLKADLRTPCADPVKYRWFSNLNFRRAVAMAADQGKMVRLAYQGQASPNWGPSTRGNKKWYDPDVKQYSHDTERARRLLQREGFEDRNHDGWLEDPEGNKVQFSIITNADNNVRVSLCNLLKSDLRQVGIDLVVTPLDFNQLIGRIRDSKDFEALLLGFAGGVPPDPALGQNVWKSRGKNHFWYSDQPRPMTAWEAECDSLMDELSRVEDQARRKRLWDRVQEIVTDQAVIVYLPSERAYVVARNKFGNLRPALIPHRVLWNSSRIFLK